Proteins from a genomic interval of Alosa alosa isolate M-15738 ecotype Scorff River chromosome 8, AALO_Geno_1.1, whole genome shotgun sequence:
- the unc93a gene encoding protein unc-93 homolog A isoform X3, protein MISRNFKNVLVVSFGFLSLFTAYGGLQSLQSSLNAEEGMGVISLSVIYGSIIVSSMFLPHILIKNLGCKWTIVASMCCYITYSIGNFYPGWATLIPTSAILGLGGSPLWSAKCTYLTISGNLQADKENKKNEDLINMYFGIFFFIFQSSAVWGNLMSSLIFGQDTEKADIPEEQLKYCGAALCQENFIQGANATRPAQHLVNTLLGCYIGVGVLAVILVAVLLDNIDRDSAREFRGNRTPFCGTFLATFKLLRDKRLVMLIPLTMYSGFEQSFLSGEYTKNYVTCALGIHFVGYSMICFGAANSLSSFVFGRLARYTGRIALFCLAAAINLGCIIALLLWKPHPDQLPVFFVFPALWGVADAVWQTQTNGLYAVLFKDHKEAAFSNFRLWEALAFSLSFGLSSFISVRTKLYLVLGDLLLSVAGIVGVEIIERRRKPRVEASSRPTGEEVL, encoded by the exons atgattAGTCGGAACTTCAAAAATGTCCTTGTTGTGTCCTTTGGATTTTTATCCCTCTTCACCGCGTATGGAGGACTGCAAAGTTTACAG AGCAGCCTGAATGCTGAGGAGGGCATGGGAGTGATTTCTCTGAGCGTGATCTACGGCTCCATCATTGTGTCCTCCATGTTCCTGCCTCACATCCTCATCAAAAACCTGGGCTGTAAATGGACGATTGTGGCCTCCATGTGTTGCTATATCACCTACTCAATCGGGAACTTCTACCCTGGCTG GGCTACTCTCATCCCCACCTCGGCCATCCTCGGTCTGGGAGGCTCTCCTTTGTGGTCGGCCAAATGCACATACCTGACCATCAGTGGCAACCTGCAAGCTGACAAAGAGAACAAGAAGAATGAGGACCTCATCAACATGTACTTTGGCATCTTCTTCTTCATATTCCAGTCCTCTGCTGTGTGGGGTAACCTCATGTCCTCCCTCATTTTTGGCCAAGATACTGAGAAAG CTGATATTCCAGAGGAGCAGCTCAAGTACTGTGGTGCAGCACTTTGTCAGGAAAATTTTATCCAGGGAGCAAATGCAACCCGACCTGCACAACACCTCGTCAACACACTGCTTGGATGCTACATTG GTGTAGGGGTGTTGGCTGTGATTCTGGTGGCTGTGCTCCTTGATAACATTGACAGGGACAGTGCAAGGGAATTCAGAGGCAACAGGACACCATTTTGCGGAACCTTCTTGGCCACATTCAAGCTTCTGAGGGACAAGAGGCTGGTCATGCTTATACCCTTGACTATGTACAGTGGCTTTGAGCAAAGCTTCCTGTCTGGTGAATACACCAAG AACTATGTAACCTGTGCACTGGGAATACATTTTGTTGGATATTCGATGATTTGCTTTGGTGCTGCAAATTCACTGAGTTCTTTTGTGTTTGGGAGGCTAGCAAGATATACAGGAAGAATTGCACTGTTTTGTTTGG CTGCTGCCATAAATCTCGGCTGCATAATCGCTCTCCTGCTCTGGAAGCCACATCCAGACCAGCTCCCTGTGTTCTTTGTATTTCCTGCTCTGTGGGGGGTGGCGGACGCCGTATGGCAAACCCAAACGAATG GACTTTACGCAGTTCTCTTTAAGGACCACAAGGAGGCAGCATTCAGCAATTTCCGCCTGTGGGAGGCACTGGCCTTCTCCTTGTCTTTCGGTTTGAGCAGCTTCATCAGTGTGAGGACCAAACTGTACCTGGTCCTTGGGGACCTCCTGCTCTCAGTTGCAGGCATTGTCGGTGTTGAAATTATAGAACGAAGAAGGAAGCCTAGAGTGGAGGCCAGCAGCCGGCCCACGGGAGAAGAAGTCTTGTAG
- the unc93a gene encoding protein unc-93 homolog A isoform X1 gives MISRNFKNVLVVSFGFLSLFTAYGGLQSLQSSLNAEEGMGVISLSVIYGSIIVSSMFLPHILIKNLGCKWTIVASMCCYITYSIGNFYPGWATLIPTSAILGLGGSPLWSAKCTYLTISGNLQADKENKKNEDLINMYFGIFFFIFQSSAVWGNLMSSLIFGQDTEKADIPEEQLKYCGAALCQENFIQGANATRPAQHLVNTLLGCYIGVGVLAVILVAVLLDNIDRDSAREFRGNRTPFCGTFLATFKLLRDKRLVMLIPLTMYSGFEQSFLSGEYTKNYVTCALGIHFVGYSMICFGAANSLSSFVFGRLARYTGRIALFCLAAAINLGCIIALLLWKPHPDQLPVFFVFPALWGVADAVWQTQTNALYGVLFPDHKEAAFANYRMWESLGFVIAFAYSTFICLSIKLYILLAMLILTMITYLMVEYHHHKNPMSSKSFNLDIKTTKSESGTSEKEKDGFKEAYIVKQTEM, from the exons atgattAGTCGGAACTTCAAAAATGTCCTTGTTGTGTCCTTTGGATTTTTATCCCTCTTCACCGCGTATGGAGGACTGCAAAGTTTACAG AGCAGCCTGAATGCTGAGGAGGGCATGGGAGTGATTTCTCTGAGCGTGATCTACGGCTCCATCATTGTGTCCTCCATGTTCCTGCCTCACATCCTCATCAAAAACCTGGGCTGTAAATGGACGATTGTGGCCTCCATGTGTTGCTATATCACCTACTCAATCGGGAACTTCTACCCTGGCTG GGCTACTCTCATCCCCACCTCGGCCATCCTCGGTCTGGGAGGCTCTCCTTTGTGGTCGGCCAAATGCACATACCTGACCATCAGTGGCAACCTGCAAGCTGACAAAGAGAACAAGAAGAATGAGGACCTCATCAACATGTACTTTGGCATCTTCTTCTTCATATTCCAGTCCTCTGCTGTGTGGGGTAACCTCATGTCCTCCCTCATTTTTGGCCAAGATACTGAGAAAG CTGATATTCCAGAGGAGCAGCTCAAGTACTGTGGTGCAGCACTTTGTCAGGAAAATTTTATCCAGGGAGCAAATGCAACCCGACCTGCACAACACCTCGTCAACACACTGCTTGGATGCTACATTG GTGTAGGGGTGTTGGCTGTGATTCTGGTGGCTGTGCTCCTTGATAACATTGACAGGGACAGTGCAAGGGAATTCAGAGGCAACAGGACACCATTTTGCGGAACCTTCTTGGCCACATTCAAGCTTCTGAGGGACAAGAGGCTGGTCATGCTTATACCCTTGACTATGTACAGTGGCTTTGAGCAAAGCTTCCTGTCTGGTGAATACACCAAG AACTATGTAACCTGTGCACTGGGAATACATTTTGTTGGATATTCGATGATTTGCTTTGGTGCTGCAAATTCACTGAGTTCTTTTGTGTTTGGGAGGCTAGCAAGATATACAGGAAGAATTGCACTGTTTTGTTTGG CTGCTGCCATAAATCTCGGCTGCATAATCGCTCTCCTGCTCTGGAAGCCACATCCAGACCAGCTCCCTGTGTTCTTTGTATTTCCTGCTCTGTGGGGGGTGGCGGACGCCGTATGGCAAACCCAAACGAATG CACTATACGGAGTTCTGTTCCCTGACCACAAGGAGGCAGCGTTTGCCAACTATCGCATGTGGGAGTCGCTGGGCTTTGTCATAGCTTTCGCATACAGTACCTTCATCTGCCTCTCAATCAAGCTCTACATTCTCCTGGCCATGCTCATACTCACCATGATCACCTACCTAATGGTGGAGTACCACCACCATAAGAATCCAATGTCATCGAAAAGCTTCAACTTAGACATCAAGACCACCAAGTCTGAATCTGGAACCAGTGAAAAAGAGAAGGACGGTTTCAAAGAAGCTTACATTGTGAAACAGACTGAGATGTAA
- the unc93a gene encoding protein unc-93 homolog A isoform X2 — translation MSLLCPLDFYPSSPRMEDCKVYSLNAEEGMGVISLSVIYGSIIVSSMFLPHILIKNLGCKWTIVASMCCYITYSIGNFYPGWATLIPTSAILGLGGSPLWSAKCTYLTISGNLQADKENKKNEDLINMYFGIFFFIFQSSAVWGNLMSSLIFGQDTEKADIPEEQLKYCGAALCQENFIQGANATRPAQHLVNTLLGCYIGVGVLAVILVAVLLDNIDRDSAREFRGNRTPFCGTFLATFKLLRDKRLVMLIPLTMYSGFEQSFLSGEYTKNYVTCALGIHFVGYSMICFGAANSLSSFVFGRLARYTGRIALFCLAAAINLGCIIALLLWKPHPDQLPVFFVFPALWGVADAVWQTQTNALYGVLFPDHKEAAFANYRMWESLGFVIAFAYSTFICLSIKLYILLAMLILTMITYLMVEYHHHKNPMSSKSFNLDIKTTKSESGTSEKEKDGFKEAYIVKQTEM, via the exons ATGTCCTTGTTGTGTCCTTTGGATTTTTATCCCTCTTCACCGCGTATGGAGGACTGCAAAGTTTACAG CCTGAATGCTGAGGAGGGCATGGGAGTGATTTCTCTGAGCGTGATCTACGGCTCCATCATTGTGTCCTCCATGTTCCTGCCTCACATCCTCATCAAAAACCTGGGCTGTAAATGGACGATTGTGGCCTCCATGTGTTGCTATATCACCTACTCAATCGGGAACTTCTACCCTGGCTG GGCTACTCTCATCCCCACCTCGGCCATCCTCGGTCTGGGAGGCTCTCCTTTGTGGTCGGCCAAATGCACATACCTGACCATCAGTGGCAACCTGCAAGCTGACAAAGAGAACAAGAAGAATGAGGACCTCATCAACATGTACTTTGGCATCTTCTTCTTCATATTCCAGTCCTCTGCTGTGTGGGGTAACCTCATGTCCTCCCTCATTTTTGGCCAAGATACTGAGAAAG CTGATATTCCAGAGGAGCAGCTCAAGTACTGTGGTGCAGCACTTTGTCAGGAAAATTTTATCCAGGGAGCAAATGCAACCCGACCTGCACAACACCTCGTCAACACACTGCTTGGATGCTACATTG GTGTAGGGGTGTTGGCTGTGATTCTGGTGGCTGTGCTCCTTGATAACATTGACAGGGACAGTGCAAGGGAATTCAGAGGCAACAGGACACCATTTTGCGGAACCTTCTTGGCCACATTCAAGCTTCTGAGGGACAAGAGGCTGGTCATGCTTATACCCTTGACTATGTACAGTGGCTTTGAGCAAAGCTTCCTGTCTGGTGAATACACCAAG AACTATGTAACCTGTGCACTGGGAATACATTTTGTTGGATATTCGATGATTTGCTTTGGTGCTGCAAATTCACTGAGTTCTTTTGTGTTTGGGAGGCTAGCAAGATATACAGGAAGAATTGCACTGTTTTGTTTGG CTGCTGCCATAAATCTCGGCTGCATAATCGCTCTCCTGCTCTGGAAGCCACATCCAGACCAGCTCCCTGTGTTCTTTGTATTTCCTGCTCTGTGGGGGGTGGCGGACGCCGTATGGCAAACCCAAACGAATG CACTATACGGAGTTCTGTTCCCTGACCACAAGGAGGCAGCGTTTGCCAACTATCGCATGTGGGAGTCGCTGGGCTTTGTCATAGCTTTCGCATACAGTACCTTCATCTGCCTCTCAATCAAGCTCTACATTCTCCTGGCCATGCTCATACTCACCATGATCACCTACCTAATGGTGGAGTACCACCACCATAAGAATCCAATGTCATCGAAAAGCTTCAACTTAGACATCAAGACCACCAAGTCTGAATCTGGAACCAGTGAAAAAGAGAAGGACGGTTTCAAAGAAGCTTACATTGTGAAACAGACTGAGATGTAA